One Rouxiella sp. S1S-2 genomic window, GCGAACATGATGTGCACGCTACGACCGCCGCTGATTTTGGAGGCCAGCACGTACTCTTTATGCTTTTCGAGAATGGTGAGACTGCGAATAGTGCGGGCGTACTGCATCCAGCCGGTCAGGGCAATTGAGGCGACGATAATCGGCATCGCCATTTCTCCCTGTATCTCCTTTGGTAAAACCCCGCGCGCCACGCCGCTTATCAACAGTGAAAACATAATGGTCGGGATGCTCAGCATGGCGTCGGCGAAGCGCATGATAAGCGTATCAACCAGCCCGCCGAGGTAGCCACTCAGCACCCCTAGCAGTACGCCGAGCAGCAGAGAAAGGCCGACGCTGATTAAGCCGACAATCAGCGAAATATGCAGGCCATAGAGCATGAGCGACAGCAAATCGCGCCCCTGAACGTCGGTGCCGAGCCAGAAGTGTGCGTCGCCACCGGTCATCCAAGAAGGCGGAAGCTCCGAATTCATCAGGTCAAAGCTCGAGGCGTCAAAAATGGAATAGGGCGCCAGCCAACCGCTGAAAATGCCAGAAACGAGCAGCGCGACGGTCCAAAAAAAGGCCACGACGGTAATTTTTGATTTCCAAAAATAGTAGAGGAAATCGCTGTCTGCTAAGGCGGTCAGGTTTTGCCTGATTAACTGTAGCCGGGTTGGCGCAGCGACTGCGTTAAATTCAGCGGATTGCCGGGAGTCATGATTCATCATAGTTATCTCGCTCAGGACTTTTTCATACGCGGGTCAATCAAGTAATAGAGCAGATCGACCAGGGTATTAATGACAATGAAAATTAATGCGATAAATATCAGGTAAGCCGAGATAACCGGAATATCGACATTATTAATCGCCTGAATAAAAAGCAGCCCCATACCGGGCCATTGGAATACGGTCTCAGTGACAATCGCAAAAGCAATAAGGCCCCCAATTTGTAATCCCACTATTGTCACCACCGGTAATAACGCATTGCGCAGCGCATGGCGATAATAGATGCTGGCCTTGCGCAGGCCGCGCGCCTTGGCGAACTTAATATAGTCTGTGCGCATCACCTCCAGCATTTCCGAACGCACCAGGCGCATAATCAGCGTTATCATAAACAGCGAAAGAGAGAGCGCGGGCAGCACGATGGACTTCCATCCACTCACGCTGAGCAAACCGGTGCTCCACAGGCCAAAATGGATCGTTACGCCGCGTCCGCTGGAGGGAAACATTCCCAGATAAACCGAGAAGACAATAATCAGCAAAATGCCAATCAGGAAGCTGGGCAGCGAGACGCCAATCAGTGATAAAAATTGCACCAACCCCAGCAGCAGACGATTTTTACTGATTGCCGACCACACTCCAAGTGGAAATCCAACCAGCAGGGAGATAATGACGGCCACCAAAACCAGCTCCAGCGTGGCGGGAAGGCGCTCCATAATTAAATGAAAAACGTCTACCTGGTTATAATAGGAAATACCAAAGTCGCCGTGGCAAATGCGCACCACAAAGCGCCCAAACTGGGTCAGCATCGGGTCGCTGAGGCCTAATTTGATGCGTAAATCGGTGCGCTCCTGCTGCGTTGCGCTTTCCGGCAGCATGTTATTGACCGGATCACCCAAATATTGAAACATGCTGAATGAAATAAACGCCACTGCCAACATCAGGCCAATCATTTGCAACAGCCTTCTAAGGATATAACTCAGCATTGTGCGCTCTCCTTATTCTTAATTAGTATTGACTCGGGCATACCAAAGACGCACGACGTTATCCGGACTCTGCTTGAGCGTCAGGTTTTTATTTTCAACCCATACCACCGGCTCATAATGCATGGGCATATAGGGCAAGTCGGCCTGTGCCAGGTTTATTTCCTGACGCAGCATGTCGGTGCGTTTTTTGTCATCAAGTTCTGGAATAGACGCTTCAATGAGCTGGTCAACCTGCTTATTGGAATAACGCGGAATATTAAACATCCCAAAGCCGGTATTATCATTGGTGTGCAGCAGTTGCACTGAAATGCTGTAGGCATCCATAATAGGCAGGTTAGCCCAGCCTAAAACTGCAATATCCGTTTTGCCATTGTCAGTTATCTGGTTATAAACGCTGTTGGTGTGCATCGTTAGAGTGGCCGTTACGCCAATTTTAGCCCAGTAACTTTGCACCGCCTGACACCACTGGGGCGCATTCATATAGGATCCTTCTACGCAGTCAAAAGCCAGCTTGAAGCCTTTGCCATAACCCGCCTCCGCCAGCAGTGCTTTGGCTTTTACCGGGTCGTATCCCAGCTTTATAGCATTGGCCGCGTCATAGCCCGGGATTTGCGGTGCGAGGTAGGTGTTGGCCACCTGCGTCATGCTGCGCATGATTTTTTGCGTGATGGCTTCACGGTTAACCGCCATCATCAACGCCTGCCGCACGCGCAAATCTTTGAGCGGATTTTTGCCCTCAACGTTGCCAGCGTTGAGGGTGTCACGCAGATTAAAGGTCAGGAAATCAACGCGCAGTGAGGGGCTAACCAGCGTTTGAATAGTGGTGTCTTTGCGCAGCCTGTCGATATCCTGCAGCGGCACGCTGGTCACCAAGTCATATTCTTTCGCCAAAATACCCGACAGGCGTGTTGCATCAGAGGTGATAGGCTTGAAGATGATTTGGTCCACATTGCCGACCGAGTTATCTTTATTCCACCAGGTCGGGTTCTTCTTTAATACCATCTGCGATTCGCGCTGGCGGCTCACCAACATAAACGGCCCGGTGCCGTTGGTATTATTGGTGGCATAGCCCTCGGTGCCCTGGCTCATACTGGTCGGTTTGAGGGCGTTGTGCTCCTCCATCCACTCTTTATCCATCATCATCACGCCGCTGAGTTCGTTGAGCGCAATGCCGCTTTTTTGCTTGAGATGAATATCAACGGTGTATTTATCCACCGCAACGGCATCTTTAAGGGTTGATGCGTTGGCGCGAATTCCGGAGTCAGGATCGGTGACGCGCGCAATCGAGGCCACCACGTCGGCAGAGTCAAAATCATCGCCGTTTTGGAATTTCACCCCCTGACGCAGATAAAAACGCAGCGTGGTGTCATTGATAAATTCCCAATGCGTAGCCAGCGTGGGCTGCAGCTTCAAATCGTTATCGCGCTGAAGCAGGGCCTCATAAATGTGGTTTTGAAAAGTCAGCGCTGTCGTTGAGGCAAAGGCATCAGGGTCCAGCGTAGGAATATCGGCGGCAACCGCCCAGCGAACAATATTCTCGGCCTCGGCGGCCTGAGTTGCCATGCAGGTCAGTAAAAGCGGCAGCACGTACTTTTTCATCCGATCTTCCTTCACACAATGATTGGGGGCGATTTTTACTAGCCACATTGCTAGCAATTATTAAAAGCAACCATCGTGCCAAGCAAGTTGTAAAAAGAAAATAATCTTCTTTTCGAGTTATTTCAAAGGGTAATCGGAGGCGTGTCGATGCTGGAGTATAAGGAATGGCGTGGAGATAGTGGCAGTTGCGCACGGAATGGGCAAGCCTGCATTGTGGTGGTGCAAATTGCTAGCAATAAAAAGCCGCCTTGTGTTATAGCTCAATTTAGCCAGGCGGCGAAGTGTTAAAGCAAAGAAGAAGGAGGATTAATGCCCCGCAGTTTTGGACAGCAGATTAATCATTAATACACCGGCGATAATCAGCACCATGCCACCGATGGCATAAGCATCGAGCTTTTGTCCAAAGAACACAAAACCGGCGCAGGCCACCAACACGATGCCCATTCCCGCCCAAATTGCATAGGCGATGCCCACCGGCATTGATTTCAAAACCAACGATAACAGAATGAAAGAGATGATATAGCCGACAACCACCGCCACAGAAGGATAGAAGCGGGTAAAGCCTTCAGAAGCTTTTAACGAGCTGGTGGCAATAACTTCAGAGATAATGGCGATAAAAAGATAAATGTAGGTCATAGCGTCAGTCCGTAGCGGCGTTCAATCGCCTGCTCGGTGAGGTCTCCGGTTGAATTTCAAGAAAATCGTTATTAGAAACGGCGAACAGCATACCATTTTTGGGCGCGAAAATATTGACCCTACACCGGTTTGTTATTTTTAAACCCACAGTGGGGCATTATCGATTAATGCCTTATTGAGCCATCGACCCCTATTATAAATCCTTTAATACTTAATAATAGATACGCATTAAAAGTCAAAAGCAGAATAGAATTATAAGTCCGGCTCATCAATGGCCGTTAGGGCGTGTGGTTATCCGTGATGTTAATAAACCTATTTAACGTTGATAACGTAATGCATCAATAACAATTTTCATTGCTTTAGACGATTGATGGCGGCTTGAATAAAATATGTGTCATCCCTCACAATAAGGTGTCCATTAATCAAGATCCTGTGACAACAGGCCTTTTTGAATATAATCGTTCACCAAATCTTCGGGCACCTGCGCGATGCCAAAACCGTCCACGGCCGCCTCTATCTAAATCTGATGTCAGGACCCATTCTCATTGATATCATGCCGTTAGTCACTTATTCTCCCAATCTGACGCCTGCATCTTATCGATGAGCAACAATATCGGTTAACCCATAGTCGTTGATCATCTCGACGTTGATTTCAGGATACTCTTTGAGGATTTTTGACAGCTTTGGCCACAGAACCGTCTGAATTGAATTCTCTGGTCGCGCCAGGCCATGCCTCTACGCACAGCTATACCGACCCCGGGTATCCGGTCGAAGGTCGTAAGGCCCTATAATTAACCTCCATGATGGTCGCGCTGGTCAAAAGCCGTTCTAGCCTGTTCGACCGCCTGCAGATTTTCACTGGCCCACACCCACACACCGCAAAAAGCGGCACCTAAGGTCATTCCCAAGCTTGTTAATTGGTATTCAACCTTCGGCGGCACGACCGGATACACCGTTCGAGATACCAGCCCGCCGCGCTCCATCGCCCGCAGGGTCTGGGTCAGCATCTTCTGGCTGATGCCGCCAACGGCGTCGGCCAGGCGGCTAAAGCGCAGTGTGCCGTGCTCGGTCAATGCCTCGAGGATCAACATCGTCCATTTGTCGGCGACTCGGCCTATTAGCTCGGTGACCAAATCCTTAATGCGAGGATCGATCTCGACCGGTGGCGTCGCGTTCGAATAGCGCTTTGCATCAGCTATCTGTTGTTCGGTGAAATGGGCAACGCTCATAATCGACACTCTCTTTTAGGTGGGTATGGCACATTTCGGTGCCTTATTTCTATTAGAGAGAATAGGCGTTACGCTGTATTTCGACAACATCCTTTGAGGGCATCACCATGAAAATGCGCGCAAGAACGATCCTGATTACCGGTGGCAGCAGCGGAATCGGCCTGGAGTTAGCCGGGCAGTTAATTGCCGGTGGAAATACGGTACTTATCACGGGGCGGAGCGAACATGCCCTGCAAAGCGCTAAACGTCGTTTTCCCGAACTGCACCTATTCCAAAGCGATGTCAGCAAAGCCGAGGATATTCGCAGCCTTTACGAGCAGATAGCCGCGCATTATCCCAAGCTTGATACCCTGGTGAACAACGCAGGGGTTATGAAGATTGTGCCGCTACAGGAGGCACGACCTCTTGAAACACTTACCCAAGAAGTTGATATCAATCTGGTGGGGCCGATGCGCATGGTGCAGCAGTTCTTGCCACTGCTTAAAGCGCAACCCGATGCCCTGATAATCAACGTTTCATCCGGATTAGCGTTCGTGCCGTTTGCCGTTTCGCCTGTTTACTCTGCCGCCAAGGCGGGCATGCACGCCTACACGCGCTGTCTTCGCGCTCAGCTACAGGGCACGAAAATCAGTGTGGTAGAACTGGCCCCTCCGTTGACCGAAACGCCGCTTTTTTCGGCAGAGTTTAAGGGCAAGATGAAAGGCGAGAAGGGCATGCCGGTAGACGTGCTGATCCGCAAAGCGCTGGTCGCCATTGAGGCCGGAAAACGTGAGATTTGCCCAGGGCAAAGTAACATTCTGAGAGTTGCGAGCCGGCTTGCTCCGGGATTTATTTTCCGTCAGCTGAGCAAGGTCGTGTAAGCCAAGCCTGAGGAATATTAGCGTCAGACTCGGGGCTTCTTCATCAGCGGTACCAAAAAAACGGTCAGCAGGAAGCAGACCATGAGCAGATAAAAGGTGTCTGAGAATGCCATCGTCGTTGCTCCATTCATTACTATTGAAGATAAAGAGTGCAGTGAAATAGACTGTGCATGATCAGGTGAAAAACCCTGCCCGATATTGCGCTGTGCGCGGGTATTTACCCATTCGTTTACCGCGGGGTCTGTGGGTGAAAGATGGTCAGCAAAGTGCATGTTGGTGCGGTTATTGATGACCGTGCCGCAGAGCACAATGCCGATCGCACCACCTAAAGAAATTTATCGGGGACGTGAAAACGTTTAAATTTATTAAAAATTAACGTAGAGGTTAACGTCTGCATTTATTTCAGCTCATTGGCCAGCTCTTTAATAAACGCTGAGACCAAAGGTAATCCTTTAGCTAATACCTCTTTGTTATTGGCAAAACCGATACGCAGATAGCCCTCCATTCTCATGACTTCGCCGGGGGTAAACATCACGCCGTAACGTTTAATTAATTGAATACAAAAATCGCGTGAACCTATCGGCAAGTCGTATTTGAGCAGGGCGGTGGTTCCCGCCAGCGGTTTGGTGTAACTAATGAGTGGCTCATTGGCGACCCACTGATCCAACGTTTGCAGGTTGTCTCGCAGCATTGCCTGATTGCGTTGCAAAATTTTATCGCGGTTTTCCAACGCTAAACAGGCGAAGTAGTCGTCCAGCACGCCGACGCTGATGGTGTTGTAATCGCGATGTACCTCAATGGCTTTCAGTAAATCATGAGGTGCTGCAATCCAGCCGAGACGCAAGCCGGCCAGAGAATATGCCTTGGACATACTGGCGGTACTGATGCCTTTTTCATACAGATCGGCCATCGCGACGCTGTAACCGTCTCCCTGCTGATTGGTGCCGCGGTAGACCTCGTCACAAAGAACCCAGGCGCCAACGCTGCGGGCAATCTCGATGATTTGATGCAGTAATTTTTCATCCATTAACGCGCCGGTGGGGTTATTCGGGTTATTCAAAGCAATGACTTTGGTCTTGTTATCCACCAACGTTTTCAACTCTTCCGGGTCAGGCAGGAAGGCATTTTCTTCGCGCAGCGGCAGAATTTTCACCTCTGCGCCATAGCTGGCAGGAATAGAATAGTGCTGCTGATAGGTCGGTAAAACAGAAATAACCGTATCCCCGGCCTCAACCAGTGTCTGATAAATCAGTGCGTTAGCGCCAATTGCGCCATGAGCAATCATTATGTTGTTCGCCGTTTGGCGGGCGTACTGAGTCGCGATCACCTGCCGAAGTCGCTGTGAGCCGGTTATCTCGCCGTAGGTCATCTTGATATTAAGCATATCGTCAAGAATTGACTCGGTTTTTCCCGTCATTTCGAGCAGCTGGCGCATGGTCAGTGACTCAACGCAGGTTTCAGCAAGGTTGTACTCGCAGCGGTTTTCCCACTCATTCATCCACTGCTCAACGCCGAAGGGTTCAATTTTCATTTCACATATCTCGATTAGGGGAGGAGAAGCAGGTCATCGCATACATAAGGACGGCGGAACGACAGAGGGCTGCTCATTAGTGAACTAAAAAGTACATCATGCACTTTTTGTTTGCAATGGGCCTTTAGCACATGGTTAACTTCCACCCTGCAAAGGCTGTAGCTGACAACAGCTCGGGCTGACGGACGATTCAAGAAAACAGTGGAGAGACAGGTGCTTAAGATTGCCGATAATCATGATTCGCAGTTTGCGTTGCTCAAATCAATAGCCGACGGGTTGGCAGCGCTTTTTTTCCCCAGTGTGGAAGTGGTTATCCATAATGTCACCACCGGTAAAGTGGCCTATATCGCCAATAACCTGTCTAAAAGAAACCCTGGTGATGATGCAGGGTTAGATGAAATGGAATTCAAAGATTTTGAGCGGCTCAGTGGTCCCTATGAAAAACTTAACTGGGATGGCAAAAAGATGCGTTCCATCAGCATAGCCAGCTCAGGCGAAGGGGACGCCGGTTATATTTTATGCGTTAACTTGAGCACCGGTATTTTTGAAGATGCCAAGAATGCCCTCGAACTGTTCCTGTCTGTCACTCGCCTGCAGCCGCAGCCCGCCGAGCTGTTTAAGGATGACTGGCAGGAGAAAATCAACACTTTTTTGCATGAGTGGATACGCAGGCAAAACTCCTCGCTGGCGTCTCTGAGTCGCGAGCAGAAAAAAAGGCTGGTGGTGGATTTACAGCAAGAGGGTGCATTCAGGGCAAAGAACTCGGCGGACTATATTGCCAGCGTACTTTCGCTCGGAAGAACAACTGTTTATAAATATTTACGTGAAATAAAAGATAACGACATGTGATAACTAATCCGTTGCCACGTCATATTATGGCGTGGCTGTCGCCATAATAAAAAGCCAGTACATTACTGTACTGGCTTTTATGCATGAAATAATAGGGCAATTAGAAGTTGTAGTAGAAAGTCGCGATGGTTTCGTCAGACTGGCCCGGTGCATTGGCCAGAGTGCGTTCCAGATAAAGCGAAATGCCGTGGTTGAAGTCTAAAGCCGTACCCAGATAAACGTGGTTGGCCGAGTAGTCTTCTCCGCCTTTCAGCTTAAGTGAATCTGCAGCAACATAAGGCTGGATCGATTTAAAGAACGGCTTGTTGAAGGTAAAGGTATAACCCGCAAAGCCTTCAACGCCATAGCCACTACCGGCAAAGAAGTTGTTTTGATTCACATCTTCACGCTTGCTTGGCACGTAGTCGTCATAGTAGTTGGCCGTGGCAACCAAATACCAGCTTCCCGGCTGCCAGGTCAGAGCAGTAGCCGTGGTTTGCTGGTGGTAGAACTTCTGGTCGCTGCCGTTGTTGCTGTCTTTCACGCGTGCATCGGTTACGGTGTAAACGCCACTCCACGTCAACGTTGGGGTTACGGCATAGTCAACGCCGATGCCTTCACCGCCTACGCGACGGTAGTGCAGGGTGCTATTGGCGGCGTACTCCGTTTCAGGCAACAGGTAGTGGGCCTCAACCGTAAATGCGCCAAAGGTGTTTTTGTACTTGAAGCTTTTGGCCGGACGGTTTCCGCCATCCTGATCGCCATTGATGCCAACACCTTCACCCGCGGCCTGGCCATCATTATCCCACACGTCACTCTTACTGCCGACGATGTCGTAATAAACGCCATATTGTTTACCAAAGGTGAAAGTACCGTAGCGATCGTCTTTGAAGCCATAGTACAGCTTACGTTTTTTCAGCAGGTCAGTTCCGTCAGAATATCCAGACTTAATGTCGAGCAGGTGGTACATATTCACACCCAGCTCGTACATACCAATGATCGAGGTGTGATCGGTCAACGCATAGTCACCGCTGAAGCGGAAACGGGTGCCGCCATCGTGACCGCTTGAGCCGCCGTGGGTTTTGTTTTTAGTGTTTTCGAAAGTGAACTCCGGTCGAATGCTGCCGCCAACTTTTAAGCTCAGCGGTGCCAGCAGAGAATCACTTTGGGTGTTTTTGTCTAAAATAGTGATTTCAGCCTGAGCGCTAGCTGAAAGCACCGATAAAATCGCGCCACCAACGATCATTTGCCCTTTAAAATTACGCATTTACCCTGTCTCCAATCATTTTATTTTTTTTATTTCAGAAATATTACCTTGCACTGCGAATAAATATTTAACATGGCTGTCATAGAGGTGAAAGGATTAAGTGTGATGCAGGTCACGGCTCGACCTGACCAGGACAGCGAATTTTTCTTAATTAGTATGAGTAATTGTAATTTAGTGAAACGACTAAATTCATTACGAGCACATTAAGCTAATTATGTTTAATTAAGAATCAAAGCGGGCATCAAAATAAGTTCACTTCTGAAACGTTTAATTACAGTTTCGTGTGGTTGTGGACTGTAAGTGTAATAGGTTCTTAGCGAGTAAAAGCCGCGTTGGGTGTAAAAGTTATGAGGTTTGTGGCTGGTAATAAACCTGCGTAACTTTCACACCTGAAGATATAACGAGGGGTAAATAGAAGTGTTGACGAAATGACTCACTGAAAGAGCACGGTTATTCGATCGGCACTAAATACTGACAGTTAAAGTATCCCAGCTCGATGTCGTTAAAAATCGGCGTGTGAATTTCAATGTCGACGCCACGGCGGCGGATGAGATGTTCTTTTGCAAGGGCGACTAAATATATTTTGGAGACAAAGTCCTTAAAACCGGTGACATCGCCGGTGTAGGTAAAGCGTGCATACTTACCTTGCTCAATAACTATTTTCTCACAGTTTTGAGTGAAAAATGGCAGCAGATCCCTCTCAAAAGCAACGGTATAGCCCACTTTATAATGGGTATCAGACTCATTATAGTGAGAGTAGTCAACCAGGCCATAGAATCGAGGCGGC contains:
- a CDS encoding ABC transporter permease, which codes for MMNHDSRQSAEFNAVAAPTRLQLIRQNLTALADSDFLYYFWKSKITVVAFFWTVALLVSGIFSGWLAPYSIFDASSFDLMNSELPPSWMTGGDAHFWLGTDVQGRDLLSLMLYGLHISLIVGLISVGLSLLLGVLLGVLSGYLGGLVDTLIMRFADAMLSIPTIMFSLLISGVARGVLPKEIQGEMAMPIIVASIALTGWMQYARTIRSLTILEKHKEYVLASKISGGRSVHIMFAHILPNVLSPVSVLATLHLGLAILTEATLSFLGVGMPPDQPSLGTLINEGNQYLFSGQWWVVLFPALVLVTLSLAFNILGDWLRDILNPKLR
- a CDS encoding ABC transporter permease; its protein translation is MLSYILRRLLQMIGLMLAVAFISFSMFQYLGDPVNNMLPESATQQERTDLRIKLGLSDPMLTQFGRFVVRICHGDFGISYYNQVDVFHLIMERLPATLELVLVAVIISLLVGFPLGVWSAISKNRLLLGLVQFLSLIGVSLPSFLIGILLIIVFSVYLGMFPSSGRGVTIHFGLWSTGLLSVSGWKSIVLPALSLSLFMITLIMRLVRSEMLEVMRTDYIKFAKARGLRKASIYYRHALRNALLPVVTIVGLQIGGLIAFAIVTETVFQWPGMGLLFIQAINNVDIPVISAYLIFIALIFIVINTLVDLLYYLIDPRMKKS
- a CDS encoding ABC transporter substrate-binding protein, whose amino-acid sequence is MKKYVLPLLLTCMATQAAEAENIVRWAVAADIPTLDPDAFASTTALTFQNHIYEALLQRDNDLKLQPTLATHWEFINDTTLRFYLRQGVKFQNGDDFDSADVVASIARVTDPDSGIRANASTLKDAVAVDKYTVDIHLKQKSGIALNELSGVMMMDKEWMEEHNALKPTSMSQGTEGYATNNTNGTGPFMLVSRQRESQMVLKKNPTWWNKDNSVGNVDQIIFKPITSDATRLSGILAKEYDLVTSVPLQDIDRLRKDTTIQTLVSPSLRVDFLTFNLRDTLNAGNVEGKNPLKDLRVRQALMMAVNREAITQKIMRSMTQVANTYLAPQIPGYDAANAIKLGYDPVKAKALLAEAGYGKGFKLAFDCVEGSYMNAPQWCQAVQSYWAKIGVTATLTMHTNSVYNQITDNGKTDIAVLGWANLPIMDAYSISVQLLHTNDNTGFGMFNIPRYSNKQVDQLIEASIPELDDKKRTDMLRQEINLAQADLPYMPMHYEPVVWVENKNLTLKQSPDNVVRLWYARVNTN
- a CDS encoding multidrug efflux SMR transporter encodes the protein MTYIYLFIAIISEVIATSSLKASEGFTRFYPSVAVVVGYIISFILLSLVLKSMPVGIAYAIWAGMGIVLVACAGFVFFGQKLDAYAIGGMVLIIAGVLMINLLSKTAGH
- a CDS encoding helix-turn-helix domain-containing protein: MSVAHFTEQQIADAKRYSNATPPVEIDPRIKDLVTELIGRVADKWTMLILEALTEHGTLRFSRLADAVGGISQKMLTQTLRAMERGGLVSRTVYPVVPPKVEYQLTSLGMTLGAAFCGVWVWASENLQAVEQARTAFDQRDHHGG
- a CDS encoding SDR family oxidoreductase, whose protein sequence is MKMRARTILITGGSSGIGLELAGQLIAGGNTVLITGRSEHALQSAKRRFPELHLFQSDVSKAEDIRSLYEQIAAHYPKLDTLVNNAGVMKIVPLQEARPLETLTQEVDINLVGPMRMVQQFLPLLKAQPDALIINVSSGLAFVPFAVSPVYSAAKAGMHAYTRCLRAQLQGTKISVVELAPPLTETPLFSAEFKGKMKGEKGMPVDVLIRKALVAIEAGKREICPGQSNILRVASRLAPGFIFRQLSKVV
- a CDS encoding aminotransferase, translated to MKIEPFGVEQWMNEWENRCEYNLAETCVESLTMRQLLEMTGKTESILDDMLNIKMTYGEITGSQRLRQVIATQYARQTANNIMIAHGAIGANALIYQTLVEAGDTVISVLPTYQQHYSIPASYGAEVKILPLREENAFLPDPEELKTLVDNKTKVIALNNPNNPTGALMDEKLLHQIIEIARSVGAWVLCDEVYRGTNQQGDGYSVAMADLYEKGISTASMSKAYSLAGLRLGWIAAPHDLLKAIEVHRDYNTISVGVLDDYFACLALENRDKILQRNQAMLRDNLQTLDQWVANEPLISYTKPLAGTTALLKYDLPIGSRDFCIQLIKRYGVMFTPGEVMRMEGYLRIGFANNKEVLAKGLPLVSAFIKELANELK
- a CDS encoding transcriptional regulator, with translation MLKIADNHDSQFALLKSIADGLAALFFPSVEVVIHNVTTGKVAYIANNLSKRNPGDDAGLDEMEFKDFERLSGPYEKLNWDGKKMRSISIASSGEGDAGYILCVNLSTGIFEDAKNALELFLSVTRLQPQPAELFKDDWQEKINTFLHEWIRRQNSSLASLSREQKKRLVVDLQQEGAFRAKNSADYIASVLSLGRTTVYKYLREIKDNDM
- a CDS encoding porin, translated to MRNFKGQMIVGGAILSVLSASAQAEITILDKNTQSDSLLAPLSLKVGGSIRPEFTFENTKNKTHGGSSGHDGGTRFRFSGDYALTDHTSIIGMYELGVNMYHLLDIKSGYSDGTDLLKKRKLYYGFKDDRYGTFTFGKQYGVYYDIVGSKSDVWDNDGQAAGEGVGINGDQDGGNRPAKSFKYKNTFGAFTVEAHYLLPETEYAANSTLHYRRVGGEGIGVDYAVTPTLTWSGVYTVTDARVKDSNNGSDQKFYHQQTTATALTWQPGSWYLVATANYYDDYVPSKREDVNQNNFFAGSGYGVEGFAGYTFTFNKPFFKSIQPYVAADSLKLKGGEDYSANHVYLGTALDFNHGISLYLERTLANAPGQSDETIATFYYNF